A genome region from Methanobacterium sp. Maddingley MBC34 includes the following:
- a CDS encoding Energy-converting hydrogenase B subunit P (EhbP) (PFAM: Energy-converting hydrogenase B subunit P (EhbP)), producing the protein MKIVIRPHHIISLGGYIVETDFPYRNVIVVNPTTEPIKLEVPVFHEEWIEEQRQLGLELTPLVEEDNYLSNFRKAKAKLEKLKAEKGIKAE; encoded by the coding sequence ATGAAAATTGTTATAAGACCTCATCATATCATAAGTTTAGGGGGTTATATTGTGGAAACAGATTTCCCCTACAGGAATGTGATTGTGGTAAACCCCACAACAGAGCCTATAAAGCTGGAGGTTCCAGTATTCCACGAGGAATGGATTGAGGAACAACGCCAGCTTGGACTGGAACTCACTCCCCTTGTTGAAGAAGATAACTACCTGAGTAACTTCCGTAAGGCCAAGGCCAAACTGGAAAAATTAAAGGCAGAAAAAGGGATAAAGGCAGAATAA